A genomic window from Prunus persica cultivar Lovell chromosome G2, Prunus_persica_NCBIv2, whole genome shotgun sequence includes:
- the LOC18784835 gene encoding auxin response factor 18, which translates to MITVMDSVRDPMNNNSKNWLDSKFWHACAGGMVQMPHINSKVFYFPQGHAECAHGKVDFGNCRIPPLILSRISAITYMADHETDEVYAKMRLIPIRENAFDLEDEFVENNGTVENPEKPTSFAKTLTQSDANNGGGFSVPRYCAETIFPRLDYSAEPPVQTILAKDVHGEIWKFRHIYRGTPRRHLLTTGWSNFVNQKKLVAGDSIVFFRAESGDLCVGIRRAKRGIGGGPEYPSGWNPAAENSGSHYPGYSGFPRENGNHLMERNSSGEWRGKIRAEYVIEAATLAASGQPFEVVYYPRASTPEFCVKATSVRAAMQIQWCSGMRFKMPFETEDSSRISWFMGTISYVRVADPSRWPESPWRLLQVSWDEPDLLQNVKRVSPWLVELVSSIPAIHLSPFSPPRKKLRLQHNPDYSLFSQFPMPSVCSNFLNSSNPLCSVSDKISAGIQGARQAQFELSSSDVFFNKLHSGMFPVGFQKLGHFAPSGIPEGNFMHVAESNENISSCLTKGIPSQSLKGNGEIKTPHIFLFGQLILTEQQMSKSSSGNCSDGSGSALHRNGSVENSSDEGSPWNRDHQKSNVSLETSYCKVFIESGDVGTLDLSVLGSYKELYGKLADMFGLKNSEMLRNVLYRDVEGAIKHTEDEPFSEFLKTARRLYMG; encoded by the exons ATGATTACAGTAATGGATTCTGTAAGAGATCCCATGAACAACAACTCAAAGAATTGGTTGGATTCTAAATTCTGGCATGCCTGCGCTGGTGGCATGGTTCAAATGCCACACATCAACTCTAAAGTCTTCTACTTCCCTCAGGGACATGCTGAGTGTGCCCATGGGAAAGTAGATTTTGGGAATTGTAGAATTCCTCCACTCATTCTTTCCAGGATATCTGCTATTACATATATGGCAGATCATGAAACGGATGAGGTTTATGCAAAAATGAGGCTGATACCAATAAGAGAGAATGCTTTTGATCTTGAGGATGAGTTTGTGGAAAACAATGGAACAGTTGAGAATCCTGAAAAACCCACATCATTTGCCAAGACATTGACCCAATCTGATGCTAACAACGGGGGAGGGTTCTCCGTGCCTCGTTACTGCGCAGAGACTATCTTCCCACGCTTGGATTACTCCGCTGAGCCACCTGTTCAGACCATTCTTGCAAAGGATGTGCACGGTGAGATTTGGAAGTTTAGGCATATTTATAGAGGTACTCCTCGTCGTCACCTCTTGACAACAGGATGGAGTAATTTTGTGAACCAGAAGAAGCTTGTTGCTGGAGATTCTATTGTGTTTTTCAGAGCAGAAAGTGGGGATCTTTGTGTTGGAATTAGAAGGGCTAAAAGAGGAATTGGTGGTGGACCTGAATACCCTTCTGGATGGAACCCTGCAGCTGAAAATTCTGGCTCTCATTATCCGGGTTATTCTGGCTTCCCAAGGGAGAATGGCAATCACTTGATGGAAAGAAATTCTAGTGGCGAATGGAGAGGTAAAATCAGGGCTGAATATGTTATTGAAGCTGCAACTCTTGCTGCCAGTGGCCAGCCCTTTGAGGTTGTGTACTATCCTCGTGCAAGCACACCAGAGTTTTGTGTTAAGGCCACATCCGTTAGAGCTGCAATGCAAATTCAATGGTGCTCAGGAATGAGGTTCAAAATGCCTTTTGAAACTGAGGATTCTTCTCGGATAAGCTGGTTCATGGGAACCATATCTTATGTTCGGGTTGCAGATCCCAGTCGTTGGCCTGAGTCTCCATGGCGCCTTCTACAG GTTTCATGGGACGAGCCAGATCTGCTCCAAAATGTGAAACGTGTTAGCCCATGGTTGGTCGAATTGGTATCAAGCATACCAGCCATCCATCTTTCTCCCTTCTCTCCGCCAAGAAAGAAGCTGCGACTTCAACATAACCCAGACTATTCCCTTTTTAGCCAATTTCCAATGCCTTCAGTTTGTAGCAACTTCCTAAATTCGAGCAACCCCTTATGTAGTGTATCAGACAAAATATCAGCGGGCATACAGGGAGCCAGGCAAGCTCAATTTGAACTATCTTCATCGGATGTCTTCTTCAACAAACTTCATTCGGGTATGTTTCCAGTTGGTTTTCAAAAACTTGGTCATTTTGCCCCTTCTGGAATCCCTGAGGGCAACTTCATGCACGTGGCTGAAAGCAATGAGAATATTTCTTCTTGTCTGACAAAGGGAATTCCCTCCCAGAGTTTGAAGGGCAATGGTGAGATAAAGACGCCTcacatatttttgtttggtcaGCTAATTCTTACAGAGCAACAGATGTCTAAGAGCTCCTCTGGAAATTGTTCTGATGGCTCTGGCTCCGCATTACATCGCAATGGTTCAGTGGAAAATTCATCTGATGAAGGGTCTCCCTGGAACAGAGATCATCAGAAAAGCAATGTTAGTTTGGAGACAAGTTATTGCAAAGTGTTCATTGAATCGGGGGATGTGGGGACCCTTGATCTCTCTGTCCTTGGATCATACAAGGAATTGTATGGAAAGTTGGCCGACATGTTTGGCTTGAAAAATTCTGAGATGCTGAGAAATGTGCTCTACCGGGATGTAGAAGGTGCTATTAAACACACTGAAGATGAACCCTTCAG TGAGTTTTTGAAGACAGCTAGAAGACTTTATATGGGCTGA
- the LOC18786779 gene encoding GATA transcription factor 8, with the protein MIGPNFIDEIDCGSFFDTIDDLLDFPNDDVESGLGPAPDCNAAFNNSLWPNQSGSLPAPNDAVFSAGNSASDLSAELSVPIEDIVQLEWLSNFVEDSFSGGSLTINKPDSFINKDTSHRQFQTSSPISVLDSSSSCSGDKNVPQSPGPVAAPGKRGRARSKRPRPATFNPRSAIQLISPASSVTEAEGPQAEPFLAPKIPSDSENFAESRPVIKIPKQASGEQKKKKKLKVSLPLAPFEGNQNSGPTQAAVRKCLHCEITKTPQWRAGPMGPKTLCNACGVRYKSGRLFPEYRPAASPTFVPSLHSNSHKKVLEMRTKGGELVVFGETATAMNETPELIPNTNSSISMDYM; encoded by the exons ATGATCGGACCGAACTTCATCGACGAGATAGACTGCGGGAGCTTCTTTGACACCATTGACGACCTCCTCGACTTCCCAAACGACGACGTCGAGTCCGGACTGGGCCCCGCCCCTGACTGCAACGCTGCGTTTAACAACTCCCTCTGGCCCAACCAGTCCGGCTCGCTCCCGGCTCCCAACGACGCCGTTTTCTCAGCCGGCAACTCCGCCTCCGACCTCTCTGCCGAGCTCTCCGTTCCG ATTGAAGACATAGTTCAATTGGAATGGCTGTCGAACTTTGTTGAGGATTCCTTCTCTGGTGGAAGCCTCACCATCAACAAACCAGACTCCTTCATCAACAAGGACACATCCCACCGCCAGTTCCAGACCTCCAGCCCAATTTCTGTGCTTGATAGCAGTAGCTCTTGCTCAGGTGACAAGAATGTGCCTCAAAGTCCTGGACCGGTCGCTGCTCCTGGTAAGCGTGGACGTGCTCGCAGCAAGCGTCCACGCCCGGCCACCTTCAACCCCCGCTCCGCAATTCAACTCATTTCCCCTGCTTCCTCTGTTACTGAGGCAGAGGGTCCCCAGGCTGAGCCATTCCTTGCCCCAAAGATCCCTTCTGATTCTGAGAATTTTGCAGAGTCTCGTCCTGTGATCAAGATACCAAAACAAGCTTCTGGggagcagaagaagaagaagaagctcaaGGTGTCGCTTCCCCTGGCTCCCTTCGAGGGGAATCAAAATTCCGGTCCTACACAGGCAGCAGTGAGAAAATGCTTGCATTGTGAGATTACTAAGACACCCCAGTGGAGGGCAGGCCCAATGGGACCAAAAACCCTATGCAATGCCTGCGGCGTCCGCTACAAGTCAGGCCGGCTCTTTCCTGAGTACCGGCCTGCTGCCAGTCCTACTTTTGTTCCATCCTTGCACTCCAATTCCCATAAGAAGGTTCTTGAGATGAGAACCAAGGGTGGCGAGTTGGTTGTTTTTGGAGAGACTGCAACAGCTATGAACGAAACTCCCGAACTCATTCCGAATACTAACAGCAGCATCTCCATGGATTACATGTGA